Proteins from one Dysgonomonas sp. HDW5A genomic window:
- a CDS encoding putative quinol monooxygenase, which produces MNELKIVATITVKSEYEKEVLTALHNVVDATRKEEGNISYDLHKNIVNPLEYTILEVWKSQEAIDLHNASIHFDEFKKAINGKIDSLKVDVIKQLY; this is translated from the coding sequence ATGAATGAATTAAAAATTGTTGCAACTATTACCGTAAAATCAGAATATGAGAAAGAAGTATTAACTGCACTTCACAACGTTGTAGATGCTACACGAAAAGAAGAAGGTAATATCTCATATGATTTACATAAAAACATAGTAAACCCTCTGGAATATACTATTCTTGAAGTATGGAAATCACAAGAAGCTATCGACTTACACAATGCAAGTATTCATTTTGATGAATTTAAGAAAGCAATCAATGGAAAAATTGATAGTTTGAAAGTCGACGTAATAAAACAGTTGTATTAA
- a CDS encoding pyridoxamine 5'-phosphate oxidase family protein, whose amino-acid sequence MFREVRRQNRVLEGERITELLINSEYGFLSLGTSENGYAYGIPISYAYEEESNLLYFHCAREGQKLDEISKNNKVSFCVVGKTDPIANQFTTLYESVIAFGDAVTNLSDDEKRKALRLLVKKYSAGFEEIAEQYMDKSWNRTSTFKIEIKHITAKAKY is encoded by the coding sequence ATGTTTCGAGAAGTAAGACGACAAAACCGAGTATTAGAAGGAGAGCGAATTACAGAACTATTAATAAATTCGGAATATGGATTTCTTTCATTAGGAACTTCCGAAAACGGGTATGCCTATGGCATACCTATCAGTTATGCTTATGAAGAAGAAAGTAATTTGCTTTACTTCCACTGTGCTCGTGAAGGACAAAAGCTCGATGAAATAAGTAAAAATAATAAAGTATCTTTCTGTGTAGTGGGAAAAACAGATCCTATCGCTAACCAGTTTACGACTCTTTACGAAAGTGTCATTGCTTTTGGAGATGCTGTTACCAATCTATCTGATGACGAAAAGAGGAAGGCTCTCCGACTTTTAGTAAAGAAATACTCTGCCGGTTTTGAAGAAATTGCAGAACAATACATGGATAAATCGTGGAATCGCACATCAACATTCAAAATTGAAATCAAACATATAACAGCCAAAGCAAAATATTAA